CAACCACCGATGGTGTATGACTACCGCGGTTTTCCCGACCACGCCTACCATATTCGCTACCCCGCGCCCGGTGCGCCCACGCTGGCGCGCACGGTACAAACCATGCTGGTGAATGGCGGCGTGGTCGCTCACCTCGATCCGCAACGCGGCTTCGACCACGGCACGTTTTCCTTGATGCACACGATGTATCCAAAGGCCGATATGCCCTTGCTCCAGCTGTCGCTGAAGGCAAGTCTCGACCCGGCGGCGCATATTCAGGCCGGCAAACTGCTTGCTCCGCTGCGAGACGAAGGCGTATTAATCATCGGTAGCGGCTTCAGTTTTCACGACACGCGTTCCATCATGAATGGCGCCGGCGCTGCCGCATCAGCGGCGTTCGACGGCTGGCTCAATGAAACGCTGGTCGACTCGAGCCCGCAAGCGCGGGAGCATGGCCTGCTGCGCTGGACGGATGCGCCTGCCGCTCGAAGCGCCCACCCGCGCGAAGATCATCTGCTTCCGCTGATGGTGGCGGTTGGCGCTGCAGGCAGCGATGCCGGCCACCTGATCTATCGTCAAACGGATTTCATGGGAGGGATCACCGTATCGAGCTATCGCTTCGGCTCGCTTTCTACACTCTGAACCGCGTCTAGGCGATGATCATGGATTCTTCTATCGTGAACAATCAAGGCCGTACGGTCCGTGTCGCTATCTGGCTGCTCCGCATCGTGTTCAGCCTGGGATTCTTGTTCTTCTCAGTGATGAAGTTGAGCGGACGGCCGGCGATGGTTGCCGAATTCGAGACTGTCGGACTAGGCCAGTGGTTTCGTTATTTTACGGGAACGCTGGAATTGATCGGCGCGGTCACCATCGTGGTGCCAAGGTTCTCCATTGTCGGCGCCATTGTGATGTTGACCGTCGACCTAGGTGCATTGTTCGCGCATTTGACCGTGTTGGGCTGCGATTGGATTCACGCGGTAATCATGGCGGCGCTGCTTGGCGTGCTAATCTGCCTGGAGCGCCCAGGGGCCGGCCAGCAGGCGTCTTGAAACGTTCGAACTCGCACCGTTATCCACGGTATGTCATTCATCTCGGAAGGCTGACGCCGCTCGCTGAACCGCGCCACAAGCCCTTGTGGCGCCAAGCGGCGTCATGCACTACCATCCGTCCATGAATTCAGACGACCTCATCCTGTTTGCGCAGGTGGCAAACAGCGGCAGCATTTCGCGCGCGGCCATGGTGCTCGGCGCCGACCAGTCCACCATCAGCCGCCGCATCGGCCTTCTGGAAGCGGAACTCGGCGTACGCCTGTTCCACCGCAGCGGCCGCGGCGTGACGCCGACCGAGCGCGGCCAACAGCTGCTGGAATACGCCGCCGCTTCCGCGGCCATGCTGGTGGAGGCCGCGCGCGCGATGCGCGACAGCGCCGAGCAGGGACCCGCGCGTTTGTGCATCGCGGCCCAGCCGACCATTGCCCGGCTGCTGTTCGGCAGGCTAGGCCACGCCCTGAAGGAACGCTATCCGCTGACGCAGGTGCGCTTCGTCGAGGGTCTCGCGAGCCAGATCCTCGGGCAGCTGGGCGATGGCGCGATCGACGTGGCGATCCTGTACCTGCCCGAGCACCACGGCGCGCTGCAGTACGATGCGCTGCTGACGGAAGAAATCCATCTGGTCACGCCAGCCGATTATCCGCTGGAGGGCGATACGATCCCGGTGCGCGACCTGGGCGAGATTGCGCTGATCCTGCCGAGCACGCACCATGGCTTGCGCGTGCTGGTGGAGACGCTGGCGGCGCGCTACGGCTTTTCCGCCAACATCGCGCTCGAATGCGACGGGTCGATATCGATCACCAAGCGCCTCGTACTGGAGCGCTGCGGCTGCACCGTGCTGCCGTCTGCGGCGGTGGTGGAGGAAGTGGCGGCGGGACGTCTCAAGACCTACCGCCTGGTGCAGCCGTCGATCCGGCGCGAGGTGGCCATCGTGTGGCCGAAGAACCGCGTCACGCCCGACGGTCTGTGGGCGGTGACGCAGATCATCCGCCAGCGCGCGGCGGCACTGGTGCGCGAGGGCGCCTGGCCGGACACGGTGCTGCACGGCGAGGGCGCCGCCGCCGACAGCGTCTAGACTCAGGCGAGGCGCGCCGCAGGCGTGATCTGGCGCGGGTCGGTGCGCAGCTCGATCAGCGCCGCCCGGCCGGCCGACTGCGCGCGCGCGAAGGCGGCGGCGAAGTCTTCGCTGCGTTCCACCCGTTCGGCGTGGGCGCCGAAGGATCGGGCGAACGCCACGAAGTCCGGATTGGCCAGGTCGGTGGCCGACACGCGATGCGGATACTCACGCTCCTGGTGCATGCGGATGGTGCCCAGCATGCCGTTGTTGACGACGATGACGACCATCGGCGCGCCGTACTGCATCGCCGTCATGAGCTCTTGCGGATACATCATGAAGCAGCCGTCGCCGGCGAAGCACAC
This genomic stretch from Massilia sp. 9096 harbors:
- a CDS encoding class III extradiol ring-cleavage dioxygenase, with amino-acid sequence MTQPRLPTYFLSHGGGPWPWMKEFRPGAYDLLEASLHDVRREVGQAPRAILMISGHWEEHDFMLSSAAQPPMVYDYRGFPDHAYHIRYPAPGAPTLARTVQTMLVNGGVVAHLDPQRGFDHGTFSLMHTMYPKADMPLLQLSLKASLDPAAHIQAGKLLAPLRDEGVLIIGSGFSFHDTRSIMNGAGAAASAAFDGWLNETLVDSSPQAREHGLLRWTDAPAARSAHPREDHLLPLMVAVGAAGSDAGHLIYRQTDFMGGITVSSYRFGSLSTL
- a CDS encoding DoxX family protein yields the protein MDSSIVNNQGRTVRVAIWLLRIVFSLGFLFFSVMKLSGRPAMVAEFETVGLGQWFRYFTGTLELIGAVTIVVPRFSIVGAIVMLTVDLGALFAHLTVLGCDWIHAVIMAALLGVLICLERPGAGQQAS
- a CDS encoding LysR family transcriptional regulator, which translates into the protein MNSDDLILFAQVANSGSISRAAMVLGADQSTISRRIGLLEAELGVRLFHRSGRGVTPTERGQQLLEYAAASAAMLVEAARAMRDSAEQGPARLCIAAQPTIARLLFGRLGHALKERYPLTQVRFVEGLASQILGQLGDGAIDVAILYLPEHHGALQYDALLTEEIHLVTPADYPLEGDTIPVRDLGEIALILPSTHHGLRVLVETLAARYGFSANIALECDGSISITKRLVLERCGCTVLPSAAVVEEVAAGRLKTYRLVQPSIRREVAIVWPKNRVTPDGLWAVTQIIRQRAAALVREGAWPDTVLHGEGAAADSV